One Flagellimonas sp. CMM7 genomic region harbors:
- a CDS encoding SsrA-binding protein, producing MLYKLLAKINKVILPSYSKRRLDLSQASKLQLAIIGWRYFVTTKALD from the coding sequence ATGCTCTACAAATTATTGGCAAAAATCAACAAAGTTATCCTACCATCGTATTCCAAAAGAAGATTAGATTTGTCACAAGCATCCAAATTACAGTTGGCAATTATTGGTTGGCGCTATTTTGTTACTACAAAAGCTTTGGACTAG
- a CDS encoding adenine phosphoribosyltransferase, which translates to MDFEPYIRDIEDFPKQGVGFKDITPLLKDSKVLLQACETLCDMIGGKEIDKVVGVDSRGFIFAPLIASKLDAGFVPVRKKGKLPYKTISESYELEYGTDTLEIHTDAIQKGEKVLVHDDVLATGGTASAVCKLVERLGGEVIQCNFLIHLTFLNGADKLNGYDIKALIDY; encoded by the coding sequence ATGGATTTTGAACCCTACATTCGTGATATAGAAGACTTCCCTAAACAAGGAGTTGGCTTTAAAGATATTACCCCTCTTTTAAAAGATTCAAAAGTACTTCTTCAAGCCTGTGAAACACTTTGTGATATGATTGGGGGCAAAGAGATTGATAAAGTAGTGGGGGTGGATAGCAGAGGTTTTATTTTTGCGCCTCTTATAGCATCAAAACTTGATGCGGGGTTTGTGCCAGTGCGTAAAAAAGGAAAACTTCCATATAAAACCATTTCAGAATCCTACGAGTTGGAATATGGTACCGACACGCTCGAAATTCATACAGATGCCATACAAAAAGGAGAAAAGGTACTGGTGCATGACGATGTGTTGGCTACTGGTGGAACAGCGAGTGCCGTTTGTAAATTAGTAGAGAGATTGGGAGGAGAAGTCATACAATGTAATTTTTTAATTCACCTCACTTTTTTAAATGGTGCAGATAAGCTAAATGGGTATGATATAAAAGCGCTGATAGATTACTAG
- a CDS encoding cytosine permease yields MENNQNNTKWFSLASVWFGGIVSVPALLIGSVLISSLTFSNAVLAGFVGFSIVVLLMSLISIYAVEQQKSSVALAANSFGTKGAGIVVGLIIGLSTLGWFGVQSNIAGASFSKILLDTAEIDLPAWISSSLWGLIMLFTAVFGFKILKWLNYIAVPTIIVLIAYGLFIVFQNHSFQEVLDYRPENTMFLLQAIGLSIGFISVAVVICPDYNRFAASKKDAIFGSLFGILPSASVLLAVGALFAITQGTYDIVEIFASLGFPFFAMVILILATWTSNVINMYSSGLAFNGLLNLTEASRPKTTIIVGIAGIVLAAIGLLENFMDFINLLTTTVVPIAGILVADYFLSKGKNQENTSNFNWIGIVSWCCAAAIMIFMEAPIKYIIGIASAGVIYFVISKLIPTK; encoded by the coding sequence ATGGAAAACAATCAAAACAATACCAAATGGTTTAGCCTAGCCAGTGTATGGTTCGGAGGCATCGTCAGTGTGCCTGCCCTTTTGATAGGTAGTGTGTTGATATCTTCTTTAACTTTTAGCAATGCGGTACTTGCCGGATTTGTCGGTTTCAGTATTGTGGTACTCTTAATGTCATTGATAAGTATTTATGCCGTAGAACAGCAGAAATCTTCCGTTGCTTTGGCGGCTAATAGTTTTGGTACAAAAGGAGCTGGAATTGTGGTAGGACTTATCATAGGACTATCGACATTGGGCTGGTTTGGTGTTCAGAGTAATATTGCTGGTGCTTCTTTTTCTAAAATTCTGCTGGATACCGCTGAAATTGACCTCCCCGCGTGGATATCCTCCTCTTTATGGGGCTTGATTATGCTCTTTACAGCCGTATTCGGATTTAAAATTCTAAAATGGCTTAATTACATCGCAGTGCCCACCATCATAGTGTTAATTGCTTATGGCCTATTCATTGTATTTCAAAATCATAGTTTTCAAGAAGTACTAGATTATCGACCAGAAAACACCATGTTTTTGTTGCAGGCCATAGGGCTTTCCATTGGTTTTATTTCTGTTGCTGTGGTCATTTGCCCAGATTATAACCGCTTTGCGGCTTCAAAAAAAGACGCGATATTTGGCTCCCTCTTTGGTATATTGCCCTCGGCATCGGTCTTGTTGGCGGTTGGAGCGCTCTTTGCAATTACGCAAGGCACCTATGATATTGTTGAAATATTTGCTTCTTTAGGATTTCCCTTTTTTGCTATGGTCATTTTGATCTTAGCGACATGGACTTCCAATGTAATTAACATGTACTCTTCAGGATTGGCATTTAATGGCCTTCTCAATTTAACGGAAGCTTCTCGACCCAAAACCACCATCATTGTGGGTATCGCAGGTATTGTTTTGGCGGCAATCGGACTATTGGAAAACTTTATGGATTTTATAAACTTGTTGACCACGACAGTAGTTCCAATTGCTGGGATTTTGGTCGCCGATTATTTTTTATCCAAAGGAAAAAACCAAGAGAATACCAGTAATTTTAACTGGATTGGTATTGTGTCTTGGTGTTGTGCTGCCGCTATCATGATATTTATGGAAGCCCCAATCAAATATATTATTGGCATTGCAAGTGCAGGGGTCATCTATTTTGTGATTTCCAAACTAATTCCAACTAAATAG
- a CDS encoding relaxase/mobilization nuclease domain-containing protein, translating into MSHTKASISYGWNQEKDAEIIHSQYLAGENPKEITEEFKIIQSQNQRTQKNTLSFVLSPSVEDGKKLSRQQLKELTKKFIKAMNLKERQAIAFVHRDKEHTHIHLYVNRIGFDGKAYKDSFIGKKSQQKAYEVAREMGLTNARDIQYQRLD; encoded by the coding sequence ATATCACATACCAAGGCTTCCATCTCCTATGGATGGAACCAAGAGAAGGATGCAGAGATTATCCATAGCCAATATTTGGCAGGGGAGAACCCAAAAGAGATAACAGAAGAATTTAAAATCATCCAATCTCAGAACCAACGAACACAAAAAAACACTTTGAGCTTTGTACTGAGCCCAAGCGTCGAAGATGGAAAGAAACTTTCCAGACAACAATTAAAGGAACTCACCAAAAAGTTTATCAAGGCAATGAACCTAAAAGAAAGACAGGCCATTGCTTTTGTACATCGGGACAAAGAACATACCCATATCCATTTATATGTAAACAGGATAGGATTTGATGGGAAGGCATATAAGGACAGCTTCATTGGAAAGAAAAGCCAACAGAAAGCCTATGAAGTCGCAAGGGAAATGGGACTGACCAATGCTAGGGACATCCAATACCAAAGACTTGACTAA
- a CDS encoding zinc-binding dehydrogenase yields MAAASSTAGQGALKLAKDMGCRVIASTRTGEKKEFLKRLGPDEVIVTEQENTLGRLQEISGEKGIKFVFDPIGTTAFNQQYIGALLFGGSAAIYGLLGGEFPSFPLLDLVRNNTTLYAYSMFNHVMDKSQLDEGVSYVLNQIKKTGLTPLVDKVFDFNDTVEAYKYMLSNKQKGKIVVKVNN; encoded by the coding sequence ATTGCTGCAGCTTCTAGCACAGCTGGACAAGGAGCTCTTAAACTAGCAAAAGACATGGGTTGCCGAGTGATTGCTTCAACCAGAACTGGAGAAAAAAAAGAGTTTCTAAAGCGTTTGGGACCCGATGAGGTCATTGTTACCGAACAGGAAAACACATTGGGCCGATTACAGGAAATTTCAGGAGAAAAGGGAATCAAATTTGTTTTTGATCCTATTGGTACTACTGCTTTTAACCAACAATATATTGGTGCCCTTTTGTTTGGAGGTTCAGCTGCGATATATGGGCTGTTGGGTGGAGAATTTCCATCATTTCCCCTCTTGGATTTGGTGCGTAACAATACCACTCTATACGCATACTCCATGTTTAACCATGTTATGGATAAATCGCAGCTGGATGAAGGTGTTAGCTACGTACTAAATCAGATTAAAAAAACGGGGTTAACTCCTTTGGTAGATAAGGTCTTTGATTTTAATGATACGGTTGAAGCTTATAAATACATGCTTTCAAATAAACAAAAAGGAAAAATAGTTGTCAAAGTAAATAACTAG
- the mbpA gene encoding mobilization protein MbpA: MKREFIQFRCSIYEKKMLKLKAKKAGLSLSEYCRSSAFGNNIVERLTPEQLECYSMLVKYKNNFKRISNMFKKRNPRLSKEVEQLANEIRNHLYNFDKS; the protein is encoded by the coding sequence ATGAAAAGGGAGTTCATCCAGTTCCGATGTAGCATCTATGAAAAGAAGATGCTCAAGCTCAAGGCCAAAAAGGCAGGGCTCTCCCTATCCGAATATTGCCGTAGTTCTGCTTTTGGAAATAACATCGTCGAACGCTTGACACCAGAACAGTTGGAATGTTATTCCATGTTGGTCAAATACAAGAACAACTTTAAACGTATAAGCAATATGTTCAAGAAAAGGAATCCAAGGCTTTCCAAAGAAGTAGAACAATTGGCCAATGAAATCAGGAACCATCTTTACAATTTTGACAAATCATAG
- the istA gene encoding IS21 family transposase — MANKQIDMRKAKQIFKLYGEGASKRGISKQLGLSRNTVTKYIDFFKRYKLTSYEVSAMTLEEIHRLFRSDQKPKSEQLKTLEKYFPYFDRELRRTGVTKQLLWEEYYEKHPDGFKLSQFRYWYREWTKEVSPVMHFTHKAGDKLFIDFTGKKLVIVDRHTGELQELEVYVCVLGSSQYTYVEACTSQKLEDFMRCTENALWFYGGVPRAMVTDNLKSAVTKSSRYEPKVNETFADFAEHYETAVLPTRAYRPRDKAIVENAVRIIYTRVFAPLRNQAFHSVTEINKAISELLKTHNDRSFRGREYSRYSLFKEVERQELKPLPLKRYEIRFYAKGTVHKNSHIYLGKDKHYYSVPYRHIGKQIKIVYTHSFVEIYHRHERLAAHTRKRQKYGYTTMAEHMPSHHRFVSEWSSEKFIAWAGHIGDHCKGYIIGILDKKQHPEQSYKSCLGILHLAKKVGNRRLDNACRRASDYGAYNYKMVERILKKGWDVLEDDPLDNTEVPDHENIRGGNYYK; from the coding sequence ATGGCAAACAAACAGATAGATATGCGCAAGGCAAAACAGATTTTCAAATTGTACGGCGAGGGCGCGAGCAAACGGGGCATCAGCAAGCAGCTGGGCCTCTCCCGCAATACCGTAACCAAGTACATCGACTTCTTCAAGCGGTACAAGCTGACCTCCTATGAGGTGTCCGCAATGACCCTGGAGGAGATCCACAGGCTTTTCCGGTCGGACCAAAAGCCCAAGAGCGAACAATTGAAGACCCTCGAGAAGTACTTTCCCTATTTTGACAGGGAATTACGCAGGACGGGTGTTACCAAGCAATTGTTATGGGAGGAATATTACGAGAAGCACCCGGACGGCTTCAAGCTCTCACAGTTCAGGTACTGGTATCGGGAATGGACAAAGGAAGTCTCCCCCGTAATGCACTTTACCCACAAAGCGGGCGACAAGCTATTCATAGATTTTACGGGGAAAAAGCTTGTTATCGTAGATAGACATACGGGGGAGCTACAAGAACTGGAAGTCTACGTATGCGTATTGGGAAGTAGCCAATATACCTATGTCGAGGCCTGTACAAGCCAAAAACTGGAAGACTTCATGCGCTGTACCGAGAACGCCCTTTGGTTTTACGGCGGGGTTCCCCGAGCAATGGTTACGGACAACCTAAAATCGGCAGTTACCAAGAGCAGTCGTTACGAGCCCAAGGTCAACGAGACATTTGCCGATTTCGCCGAACACTACGAAACGGCCGTACTTCCCACAAGGGCTTACAGGCCAAGGGACAAGGCCATCGTAGAGAATGCCGTCCGGATCATCTACACCAGGGTCTTTGCGCCGTTGCGCAACCAGGCCTTCCATTCCGTAACCGAAATCAACAAGGCCATATCGGAACTACTGAAAACACACAATGACAGGTCGTTCAGGGGAAGGGAGTACTCCCGGTACTCGTTGTTCAAGGAAGTGGAACGGCAAGAACTCAAGCCCCTTCCATTGAAGCGGTACGAGATAAGATTCTACGCAAAGGGCACCGTACACAAGAACAGCCACATCTACCTTGGCAAGGACAAGCATTATTACAGCGTACCCTATCGGCACATCGGCAAGCAGATCAAGATCGTCTACACCCATAGCTTCGTCGAGATATACCACAGGCACGAACGCCTTGCCGCCCATACAAGGAAAAGGCAGAAGTACGGGTATACCACCATGGCGGAGCATATGCCATCGCACCATCGGTTCGTCAGCGAATGGAGCAGCGAGAAGTTCATCGCTTGGGCAGGGCATATCGGCGACCATTGCAAGGGATACATCATCGGGATACTCGACAAGAAACAACATCCCGAACAGTCCTATAAGTCCTGTCTGGGCATACTCCACTTGGCCAAGAAAGTAGGAAACCGGCGCTTGGACAATGCCTGCAGGCGCGCATCCGACTATGGGGCATACAATTACAAAATGGTAGAGCGTATCCTGAAAAAGGGGTGGGACGTCCTTGAAGACGACCCACTGGACAACACCGAGGTGCCCGACCATGAAAACATCAGGGGAGGGAACTATTACAAATAA
- a CDS encoding site-specific integrase, with product MNDSFSILFYIRKNHPDKTGKCTIYLRITVNGKRAETSVHRKVKIEDWNTGSGRAKNSKASNRELNRFLEDVRARLFQIQGKFLTDGKHYTAQMIKGVFQGKSTRYKTLLIIYGKHNNEISELVGREFSSGAYQRHLRTARHLKTFIIKEYGYDDINVKEVDLNFIKRFEHFLKTNLKSCGQNTVTKYVTNLKKIMRICYANDWISKDPFYHWKAKWKKVERDILNERELKILMETEILNLRLEQVRDVFVFCCFTGLSYIDVEKLSNNHIVLNMNGEKWIKINRSKTDTKSSIPLLPVAERIIKKYNADFNNTSDKLLPVISNQKLNLYLKELAIICNIDKKLTFHLSRHTFATTVTLANGVPIESVSKMLGHSSLKTTQIYAKVIDRKLRDDMRLVMGKY from the coding sequence ATGAACGATTCCTTCTCCATTTTGTTCTACATCAGGAAAAATCATCCCGATAAAACGGGCAAATGTACCATTTATCTCAGGATTACAGTAAATGGAAAACGTGCTGAAACGAGTGTCCATCGCAAGGTCAAGATTGAAGATTGGAACACGGGTTCAGGACGTGCCAAAAACTCCAAAGCATCCAATCGTGAACTGAACAGGTTCTTAGAGGATGTCCGTGCAAGACTTTTCCAGATACAGGGTAAGTTCCTTACAGATGGAAAGCATTATACTGCCCAAATGATAAAAGGCGTCTTCCAAGGTAAAAGCACCCGATATAAAACACTCCTAATCATCTATGGTAAACATAACAACGAGATTTCCGAATTGGTGGGTAGGGAGTTCTCCTCTGGTGCCTACCAAAGACATCTTAGAACGGCCAGACATTTGAAAACGTTCATTATTAAAGAATACGGATATGATGACATTAATGTCAAAGAAGTGGATTTGAACTTCATCAAGCGTTTTGAACACTTTCTAAAAACTAACCTAAAATCCTGTGGACAGAACACTGTCACCAAATATGTGACCAACCTAAAAAAGATAATGCGCATCTGTTATGCCAATGATTGGATAAGCAAGGATCCTTTCTACCATTGGAAGGCAAAATGGAAGAAAGTGGAAAGGGATATTCTAAATGAACGGGAACTTAAAATTTTGATGGAAACCGAAATCCTCAATCTACGATTGGAACAGGTCAGGGATGTATTTGTCTTTTGTTGCTTTACAGGGCTATCTTATATCGATGTGGAAAAACTGTCCAATAACCACATCGTACTCAATATGAACGGAGAAAAGTGGATAAAGATCAATCGTTCAAAAACGGATACCAAAAGTAGTATTCCCTTGTTACCGGTAGCCGAAAGAATCATCAAAAAATACAATGCTGATTTCAATAACACCTCGGATAAGTTATTACCGGTAATCAGCAACCAAAAACTGAACCTTTATCTAAAGGAATTGGCTATCATCTGTAATATCGATAAGAAGCTGACATTCCATTTGTCAAGACATACTTTTGCCACTACGGTTACCCTAGCGAATGGAGTGCCCATAGAGTCGGTAAGCAAAATGTTGGGGCATTCTTCTTTAAAGACCACCCAAATTTATGCCAAGGTCATTGATAGAAAGTTACGTGATGACATGAGGCTTGTAATGGGCAAATATTGA
- a CDS encoding DUF6730 family protein — translation MKKIDEIMELLTEEINGFHKSIEKLEDLSKNLNEVKVKADTSNMEYQLKAHLRNQERIQSRNQQRLTEINKKLKQARLIPKWLLAFFLSVLMMLIIVIGYLSFQVVQLNKKEVTIAEKERVQLQNRK, via the coding sequence ATGAAAAAAATAGATGAAATCATGGAACTGTTGACGGAGGAAATCAACGGGTTCCATAAGTCAATTGAAAAGCTGGAAGACCTTTCCAAAAACCTAAATGAAGTAAAAGTGAAAGCGGACACTTCCAATATGGAGTATCAGTTAAAAGCACACTTAAGAAATCAAGAAAGAATTCAATCAAGGAACCAACAGAGACTGACCGAAATCAATAAAAAACTTAAACAGGCTAGGCTTATCCCCAAATGGTTGTTGGCATTCTTCTTATCTGTACTTATGATGCTGATAATCGTTATTGGATATTTGAGCTTCCAAGTAGTCCAGTTAAATAAAAAAGAAGTCACAATTGCTGAGAAAGAAAGAGTGCAACTTCAAAACCGAAAGTAG
- a CDS encoding site-specific integrase → MTINGKKLNIGLKRRVDVRFWNSQKQRINGKSEKVRKINQYLDEVYAKLFQCYQELRSENKPITPQTIKSRYTGDDKIGHYTLRDIIECHNTSMFEKLHGNTSRLYLTSQKYILLFVKKKYKVDDFELASLDYTFILNFESFLRTYSPQHYKKRIGNNAVMKHIQRLRRMVSLAYQLEWIDRDPFVKFKQKLTPTYRGFLTPEELKQIEELQIESTRLKLAKDLFVFSCYTGISYIDVMLLTNESLVLGLDKTYLIMTK, encoded by the coding sequence ATAACCATCAATGGTAAAAAACTCAACATTGGCCTAAAAAGAAGGGTTGATGTTCGCTTTTGGAACTCTCAAAAACAACGAATCAATGGAAAAAGTGAAAAAGTTCGAAAAATAAACCAATATCTAGATGAAGTGTACGCAAAATTGTTTCAATGCTATCAAGAACTTAGGTCAGAGAATAAACCTATTACGCCTCAAACCATAAAGTCGAGGTATACAGGTGATGATAAAATTGGACATTACACATTACGAGACATTATTGAGTGCCACAATACAAGTATGTTCGAAAAGCTCCACGGAAATACTTCCAGACTTTACCTGACCAGTCAAAAATATATTCTGCTATTTGTCAAGAAAAAGTACAAGGTAGATGATTTTGAACTTGCAAGTCTTGACTATACATTCATACTAAATTTTGAAAGCTTTCTAAGGACTTACAGTCCACAGCATTATAAAAAACGAATTGGCAATAACGCCGTGATGAAGCATATTCAGAGGCTACGAAGAATGGTGTCTTTAGCCTATCAATTGGAATGGATTGACCGCGACCCATTTGTGAAATTCAAACAAAAATTAACCCCAACTTACAGAGGTTTTCTGACACCTGAAGAATTGAAACAAATAGAAGAACTGCAAATTGAATCGACAAGATTAAAATTAGCAAAGGATTTGTTCGTATTCAGTTGTTATACAGGAATAAGCTATATTGATGTGATGCTATTAACAAATGAAAGTTTGGTGCTGGGGTTGGATAAAACATACTTGATAATGACAAAATGA
- a CDS encoding DUF885 family protein, whose protein sequence is MLKRITILIITITVLHSCKQQPKKEDSPNLSADFATLLDNYYEGGLKLNPLNATMAGDHRYDDVFANPLSDEFATKAKAHYENYKNRLASFPDESLTKSERMSKAILAWECDINLGEFNFNANLTPIDQMWSPNLFMGQLASGSSAQPFNTVEDYQKWLKRVDGYLKWMASAEERMREGMTKGHVLPKTLIKKVLPQLQSLTAKDLDNHLFYQPIKNLPDSFTEDEKSTLTEAYQNMVNNKVIPAYQKLHDFMSDEYSQVGRESSGIQGEPNGDAYYAHQIKKYTTTNMTASEIHDLGLSEVARIRSQMEEIKGQVGFEGDLKAFFDFVRSNKELMPYTDPQQVIDNFNAIHDRMKPQIEKLFDVKPKTPFEVRRTEAFREKSASAEYNPGSLDGTRPGIFYTPIPEVTKYNVYSDESLFLHEAIPGHHYQISLTQESEVLPKFRKTLWYSGYGEGWALYCESLGTELGLYTDPYQLFGMLGAEMHRAVRLVVDTGLHSKGWTREEAIQYSLDNEAESEASIISEIERYMANPGQALSYKIGQLKIMELRKKAKTALGDNFDVRQFHNQVLETGCVPLALLEDKINNWIKENS, encoded by the coding sequence ATGTTGAAAAGAATAACAATTCTAATCATTACAATTACTGTCTTGCATTCCTGCAAACAGCAACCCAAAAAAGAGGACTCCCCTAACCTAAGCGCAGATTTTGCTACTCTATTGGACAACTATTATGAAGGTGGATTAAAATTAAACCCTTTAAATGCCACCATGGCTGGTGATCATCGTTATGATGATGTGTTTGCAAATCCGCTCTCGGATGAGTTTGCCACCAAAGCAAAAGCTCATTATGAAAACTATAAAAACAGATTAGCTTCTTTTCCAGATGAAAGCCTTACCAAAAGTGAACGCATGAGTAAGGCCATTTTAGCATGGGAATGTGATATAAACCTAGGTGAATTTAATTTCAACGCCAATCTTACCCCAATTGACCAAATGTGGTCTCCCAATCTATTCATGGGGCAATTGGCAAGTGGTTCCAGCGCACAACCTTTTAACACCGTTGAAGACTATCAAAAATGGTTGAAAAGAGTAGATGGATATTTGAAATGGATGGCTAGCGCCGAAGAAAGAATGAGAGAAGGAATGACCAAAGGTCATGTACTTCCAAAAACATTGATTAAAAAGGTGCTGCCCCAATTACAATCTCTTACCGCTAAGGATTTGGACAATCACCTTTTTTATCAGCCCATAAAAAATTTACCTGATAGTTTTACTGAAGATGAAAAATCCACTTTGACCGAAGCTTATCAAAATATGGTGAACAACAAAGTGATTCCTGCCTATCAAAAATTACATGATTTTATGAGTGATGAATATTCACAAGTAGGTCGTGAATCCAGTGGAATTCAAGGAGAACCCAATGGAGATGCTTATTATGCACATCAAATAAAAAAATATACCACTACCAACATGACCGCTTCAGAAATTCATGATTTAGGACTGAGTGAAGTAGCCAGAATAAGGTCTCAAATGGAAGAAATTAAAGGGCAGGTAGGTTTTGAAGGAGATTTAAAAGCTTTCTTTGACTTTGTTCGTAGCAACAAAGAACTAATGCCTTATACCGATCCACAACAGGTAATTGATAATTTCAATGCTATCCATGACCGCATGAAACCTCAAATAGAAAAGCTTTTTGATGTAAAACCAAAAACTCCTTTTGAAGTTCGTCGTACGGAAGCATTTAGGGAAAAATCAGCAAGTGCAGAATATAATCCAGGTTCGTTGGACGGCACTCGCCCAGGTATTTTTTACACCCCTATTCCAGAAGTAACAAAATACAATGTGTACTCCGATGAATCTTTATTTCTTCACGAAGCCATTCCAGGCCATCATTATCAAATATCACTGACACAAGAAAGTGAAGTATTGCCCAAATTTAGAAAAACACTTTGGTATAGCGGGTACGGAGAAGGATGGGCACTTTATTGTGAATCTTTGGGAACCGAGTTAGGTCTTTATACCGATCCATATCAACTTTTTGGTATGCTAGGTGCTGAAATGCACAGAGCTGTTCGCCTTGTGGTAGATACCGGCCTTCATTCCAAGGGTTGGACTAGAGAGGAAGCTATTCAATACTCACTGGACAATGAGGCAGAATCCGAAGCTAGTATTATTTCTGAAATTGAACGATACATGGCCAATCCGGGACAGGCATTATCATATAAAATAGGACAGCTAAAAATCATGGAATTGCGTAAAAAGGCCAAAACTGCTTTAGGAGATAATTTTGATGTTCGTCAATTTCACAACCAAGTTTTAGAAACAGGATGTGTACCACTGGCATTGCTCGAGGATAAAATAAATAATTGGATCAAAGAAAACAGTTAG
- a CDS encoding site-specific integrase — translation MTKRQKTRNPVKIPLLSKASEVIESYRHDKRSLINDTLFPKISNQKINAYLKEVAVLAKIRKNLTFHMARHTFATTVTLANGVPIETISKMLGHRKLTTTQIYAKVVEKKVGDDMKVLRKKLEKL, via the coding sequence ATGACAAAACGACAAAAGACAAGAAACCCAGTCAAAATTCCATTGCTTTCCAAAGCATCAGAGGTGATTGAAAGTTACAGGCATGATAAAAGGTCTTTGATTAACGATACCCTTTTCCCAAAAATTTCGAATCAAAAAATTAATGCCTATTTAAAGGAAGTTGCTGTGCTTGCTAAGATAAGAAAGAATCTTACCTTTCATATGGCTAGACATACCTTTGCCACCACGGTTACTCTTGCCAACGGAGTTCCGATTGAGACCATTTCAAAAATGCTAGGTCATCGTAAACTGACCACTACACAGATATACGCCAAAGTAGTGGAAAAAAAGGTAGGTGATGACATGAAAGTGCTGAGGAAAAAATTGGAAAAATTATGA